The window TCTCTCTGAACTGTTCATTATTTCCTTCTAACGTACTGTCTTCTTTCAAAATTTCCCCTGTTCTTCATAATGACGAATTACAAATAtgcattttaatgttatatatgagTTCCAATCAATATCTACGGATGGTCAAATGGGCACAATCAATTCTTTCAATACCACAAGCATGAAAAATTATCATAGGGTCCTAGACCATTTGGTAATCATGATTTCGACCAATCTTCATTTGTAACCaagttttattaactttttctcgtactttaaaaaaaaacttggccATTTGTCATGAATAGATTGTTCAAAATCATGCACATGTAGTGGTCTACAACCATCAAATAATTTCTCCACAAGTATAACAAGTGAATAATGTTATATGCAATTTTGAGTTATATCCATTGTTCATTACAAATCACTTATTAATCTCCATCTCTTCAAAAAATTGCTACAATAGGAGCTACTTAGAAATGGAGAAACAATTCAAAGTATTTGTCTATGAAGAGGGGGAACTTCCAGTTTTCCATGAAGGACCATGCGCCAGCATATACTCCACGGAGGGGAGCTTCATCCATGCTATTGAAATGAATGAGCATTTTAGAACAAGAGATCCCAAGAAAGCACATgtgtttttccttccttttagcGTAGTAATGATGGTTCGATACGTGTACATAAGGGACTCACACGATTTTGGCCCCATAAAAAGAACAGTCAGGGACTATATCAATGTCATTGCTGCAAGATACCCTTATTGGAATCGAAGCCTTGGAGCTGATCACTTCATGCTctcttgccatgattgggtGAACATCTTATTACCACTAGTTCATAATCCCtgcattattgttttaaaaggcATCgataatttgaagtttaattaataaacattcACTATCATATCTATATACATAGTCTTTATGTAGTTAATCAATCATAAATCGTTTTaggtatgatttttaaaatgacTGTTATAAAAGTCAAGAAAATTATCATGCATGCTGGTTTGTGATTAAAtgatggtatcagagccaaggGCTTTAACTCGGTTGAAGGTTAAACATGATTCGTGAGTTGTTGTAAATCGATACCTGTCTTTGATCTTTACACATAAAAAAGTTGTGTAAGAAACCTTTATGTTGAGCATGGTGTatacttaataattaatttgatatatgAAAACCTTGTTCTAATTAGTTTCATTATTGTctcatttatatatgtatagGGGCCAGAGGCTTCAAAATTCTCACCTTACTTGCGTAAGAACTCTATTCGTGTACTTTGCAATGCCAACACCTCTGAAGGATTCGACCCTAGAAAGGATGTTTCATTTCCAGAAATTAATCTCCAACGTGGTCCAATAGATGGTTTACTTGGTGGGCCATCTGCATCTCAACGTTCAATTTTGGCATTCTTTGCTGGAGGCATTCATGGCCCCATTAGGCCAATTCTTCTTGAGCATTGGGAAAAAAAGGATGAAGATATTCAAGTTCACCAGTACCTCCCAAAGGGTGTTTCTTACTATGGCATGTTGAGGAAGAGCAAGTTTTGCCTCTGCCCTAGTGGGTATGAGGTGGCAAGCCCTAGAGTGGTGGAGGCAATTTACACAGGGTGTGTTCCTGTGCTCATTTCGGATCACTATGTCCCTCCTTTCAGTGATGTTTTGAATTGGAAGATGTTCTCAGTTGAGGTTTCTATGAAAGAAATTCCCAACTTGAAGGACATTTTGATGAATATTTCTCCAAGGAAGTACATAAGAATGCAAAAAAGAGTGAGACAAATTCGGAGACACTTTGAGGTACATTCTCCACCCAAGCGATATGATGTGTTTCATATGATACTTCATTCTGTGTGGCTTAGGAGACTTAATTTCAGAGTCCTTGATGATCAATGATTTGTAAGTGACAATAACTAATAAATTACTTCACCATATTCACTTTGGGAATAATGTAAATCCAGAGGCAAgaaaaatataactatttaaATTCAGTTGTGATCTTTTGTTTTCACATCAATTTTCACATTTatcctgtattttttttatacatcatTTGTGgatcattttttctctctctaaaggTGTTTTATGAGAATAAGATTctcacataattaaattaaggaaattcttttattacatgtgtgtgtatatatataaggaTCATTAAtgcacacacattttttttatctgttaatatatattaacaacgtataccaaaaattaaagacagaaaatccaacttttaattttttttaattaatttattttaggggtATTGTAGTACtttatcattgttttttttttaaaaaaataaatgtttctaTCTCCTAATCATCTCTTCTATCCCCATGTTTCCAAATCCATCCATCTTCTTGTTCAGAAACTTCCAATTTTAGTTGCAACGTTTTCACAAACacgttttctttttgttttacacCACCATGGACAATGTCGCCCGACAGCCACTACCATTGATGCCGCTGGATTAAGATGAACAGGTAGAAATTTATCTTAGAGCGGAACAATTAATATACATGATTAAACCAATTATGTTCACAACATTCTCTGCCCTTGAACTAGTTCCGAGACCGAGAACCATGCCCGATAAGATCAGGGAAAATGCAGAATCCTATGACGGACCTTCTTTGAACAATTATTATACTTGATtaaaaaactcattttgctgATTGATCAATTAATTATCTGAGAAAACCATGTGGTAAAAAAAGGCAAAGATATCAAAAGTTAAGTTAAGCATTATCTTAGTCTTGTATGTGAGAAACAGAATAAGAGCACATAAGTGAAGTAGGAGAAAGGAAGAAGATCCATCACCGTGAATGCGATCACGGAGAGAGACGAGAAAAACAATGTTTAGAATCAAATCAAATGGAGAGTAAAAtcgaaaattgaaaaaaaataaaattgaaaaccgcaagaaaaactgatgtttattgatttagtttttttttcctttttcaaaccACACGGTTTGATTCTTTTTGCAGTTTGACAAGCGAAAATCAAATCGatctagtaattttttatttttataatttgcttGAAATGGTGTGatatataatttctaaattatgtttatttttaaaatgtaaataattatattttattttaattaatgatgcTTTATTTTATACAAGATACAACTCTTGTCAATGGATAATTTTGTGTTATGTTGTTAAGGTTGGAGATCTAGTATAGTTTTGTTGAAGAtgtatttttcaagtttttatggttttAGACTATTGTGATAATTAGTGTTTTGTTGTTGGATATTTACTTTCtaagttttttattaaaaacaaaaattacgaatgttgtttttttttattattttaagtttagtTGTTGGagcttaaaaacaaatataatgtatgattttttacttttaagttcaatgattattatttaagtattatttaacttaataaaaattattgttttactttAAGTTTAATTGTTAAAACTTTTGTTATTCATTTATATCATTGATTGTTGAATTAGTTATTATTCAAGTTTTGTCTAATTAATGACTGACACTTAACTTTCTTATTTGAATTAGattaattttaagcaaaaaCTACACCACGAAtctcccttttcaaaaataatgaagatttttatattttaaaaataaaatagatattaaattactaaaacaaccctaaaataaattaattaaaacaaatgagaAAGTTGGGCCTTTTGTCCTAAAATTTTAgtaccaattaaaaaagaaatgtgtGTATATTAACAATCCCATCTATACATACACACACGTGAATAGTGAAAACTCATTAATGTGTGTATATTAACAATTCCATCTACACACGTGAATAGTGAAAACATATTGAGTTTAAATTCGGAGTTACCTTTTCTCTTTACATGAAACTTCAACCAAATCTTTTCATATAATTATGTACACGAAATTATTTTCAGTTACCTTGCCTTGTTGATTTAAAAGGTAATGTATTTTCACATGAAAGAATAGgtctttttttcacttttttcttcttctataaatacaTGTCTTGGACAAATAATATTGACTTTCAGTTTAGATGCTTGTGAGGTTTGAGGAAAAAGGTGGGAAATATCCTATCCTACAATTTAAGGCATTCAAATGGCTTCAAATTGATCAGGGAACAATGCAAAAAGATGTTTCTACATTGGTTCTATGATACATTTAAAGACGATTTTCAACCATCTTTGTAGTCAACGTCGTAGAAAgttaaaaaaccgtcttaaaaaaactacacattctaagacggttctcagaaaaatatcattctaagatgattttcaaataatcgtcttagtatataattttttataaaaaaaattaaaataaatttaggattctaagacggtttttcaatGCTTACaatctaagacagttttttcagagaaccgtcttaaaatgttattttaaaataaaaaaaataattttaggattctaagatgatttttcaggaaaccgtcttagaatgcatttttttaaaaaaaaagaattaaaatattttgacataCAAATATATTGGCAAGCTTTGTCTTGTCTACTTGATAAGCTTATTCATACACCTCCCATTTGGTAAACTACTCCAATCCATTTTATATTCATCTACTCCAATCCACATGACATGATTAATGTGTGCTACAATATTCCTTTCCAacaaatcctaataaaaaacaAGATGAATATTGCACTGAGATATAATGATATATAGGTGAAGGCACAATTAGCAAAGTGATAGCATAATTTGATATGCAGATAAAGCATGTTGGAAATATTAACACCTCTGCTTATAACATAAAATTAGTAAAAGATTGTAGGAAAAAAATTGATGGCTAAGGGAAGATTTAGTAAATATCTGATGCCTGACAACTTTAACtgaacaaaaatatacatattcaaggacaaaagttaaataattaccCGACTTAAGTACTCAACAACATCTGGAAGAAAGTGAAGctcatcttttcttttgaagGTTTCTTGTATTGCAAGGTCCCTCCATACTTCTTCAACTAATGGTGCACATTCCCATGTGGCTGCAGGGAAGAAGGCATCTAAATCCCCCATGGCTATAATGTCAAGGAGCTAGTCAGAGAAATGTTTTAGCCTTGGGTTGAGGGAATAGATGCATTCACTAGTATTACTTGCTTCACCATTACTACATGAATACATATTGAAATCAGGTTATATACTTGAAGCATTATGATGCCATTATAGGATTAACATAAAAGTTGGTCGTGGGATTTAACTTTGACGCATCTATAATTCAGAAACAACACATTTGCAGCAGCTTAGTCATTTCTTAGATAAAACAGAAATCAACTTgtgtttctatatatatattttggtaaACATTTTTGTTACCTACCAAGAGACAAAAACTCAACTTAGTATAATTTAATACCAGGAAAGTTACATAATCAGCGATAAAAAGAACCACATATGTGTCCACCTTAATAAGATGCGACATTTTGCAGCTTatttaggaaaataaatattacaagtCACAAAATTATCAATCATGCAACACAATTTCTGAACTAGCTCCTAAATTTATGGgatacttaaaaaatttacacagGGTGAAGGTGGTATGCCATGTCCCATTCAATTAGCTATTCCACCCagaatacttttaaaatttaatgtcttCACTAGCATTCAGCAAGCAAGGTTCTTTGTATTAGGGTAAATTTCGTTCATCCCCCCAAAATGTTGTGGCACTTAGTAAGTGCTTAAAATCATAGTAGTAGAATCCtatcaattttgaatttttttttcattattaaaaagTTTCCAACTAGAGGATATCAGATATGGCATTGAAACAGAACTTGACAATTAGATAACAAAGAAAGAGTACTTGGAAattgaaattaagaaaacaaaaggttCACACAAAATTTCAACTGCTCAATTTACCTAGCTATCCTTTAATTCCCCCAATAGAATACGTTATAAATAATATAGCAAAATCAATGATGAAAATATCCATGTTTCAatagaaaaaactaaaatttagaaATATTGTATCCTATCTTTCTAATGATCCAAGCCATGAAGAAGAGTAAGTTCCTCCACCCATGCTCAGGGTTAGGGAGCCTGAGAAATACAGAGAAATTAACTGATTCAAGAACAAATGAAATGTATAGGTGCTACTATATGTAGTTGATGATAAGGTATTGAATGAACttacagtattttttttcatgcacTGTCTCCTGTTAGCCAAACAATAAACACATGAAGTGGaaacttgaaaacaaaattacCATGGTATGAAATATTACCTGTTTCCATAGTTTGATCGGGAGAACCTTGTCCATTCATTCTAGAAACAACCTCCTCTTCAAAGCACTCTCTTCCATCAACTAAACTACTAAGATATTTATACATGTTACTCTAGATCATCAATTTGACATCCTGAAGCTCTTCATCAGAAAATCTGTTCCCATACAAAAACTTGGCCTGCTCAACAATTGCCAGAGTGCCATAAAGGAGAATCAAGTTAGAAGAAAATCAATCTTAAACACTAAgacagaaaaaatattttaatttcattagtgTAAATGAAGAGACTACAAAAACTTCTACTTAGTTTCATATCAACTCCTACTCTTTCGCCTCCCAATAAAAGAATCAAAGAAAGAAGGGAgggagggagaagagagaaataaagaatattagaagtaaaacaaaacaatgaaaCATGAAATAACTTTTCATACATCTTTACTACGTTAGATTTGAAACAACATAGTTGCTTATCTCAGAAGTATTTACCATAAACATACAtctaaatatttgaaataaaagcCATACCTGCTTAAATATAGTGCTAGTACCAGATCCTTGAATtccaagaagaagaagcttcTGAGTCTTTTTTTGTTCCAGATAATTAGGAACTGTGGTATAGTGACTAGTTTGATCCTTTTGCCCATGAGGCTGACCATCGGGAAAGGGCAAAGAGAATAAGGCACATACGAATCTTGTTGAGGCATGTCATGTTCCTAATTGACTAGTCAAATTTGCCAAAGCTCTTCACATTATTCATAAATCCCATATTCTCAATTATCTGTATCATGAAGTATTGGTGCATTAGTTGAGGGACATTAGAACAGCAGGAAAACTTCTCAAATAATGGCACAACACAATCACTACAATGCAAACTAGAGAAAACTAATATAAACTAGCACTGCTTTGTCTGTAAAACTCAATGACAAAACAGAACGAAATCTCGAGCAAGCTCCAAACTGCTTGCATTTGTGATCAAGGAATGATATCACTCAGGTCATGTAGAACTTAGATCAAGAGAGTGAATTCTATGACAACGGGGATTTATGTAATGATTTCATGAGAGCAAGTTACAAGACAGGGAACAATGAAAAAATGTAATGATTTGAATATTCTCAGTTCAAATTTTACAACTTATACCTTGATTTTCAGCTGCAAGCCCTGGATCACACATGAAATTGATTCAGCGAAGTaacaaactaaaaacaaaagggTTCGTGGCCTAGTGCATGAGGCTTAGATATACATAGAAAGTTATAATTTTGGTTGAAGGGTCACTAGGactttttgtgtgaaaaatgcGTTTAATTGGAGAGTTTAAAATACATGATCAATTAATTGGTCATAATAGACAAATAGAATGTTTGGATACCCTTTAAAATCATGGTGGCTATCTCAAAAACCATGGTGTCGCCATGATTTTTCCAAACCATGCTATAAATGGCTTGGATTCCTTAGTCTTGAATCCATTTCAAAATCTGGATATAACaatatctagaaaaaaaaacaatattctgAATGAAATTGAATCTATATGTTCataataaaagatgaaaaacataCTTTTGAGATTGCAGAAGAGATTGTCACCAACAAACTATGAAGCCTCACTTCCATCATGGCCATCATAAACACCTATAAAAGTCCCTTGAGGACCCAAGTGATTAGAACTCAAGGGTCTAGACTCAAGTTCACCTCGGTCCTCTAATGAACTATTGTCCTGAACCACAACCATTGAGAATTCCCCATAAAGGTGGTTCCCCAAATCCTTGTACCGTAAAAGACCATCAACTCTCCCActctcatctccttcatcaccATCAACAATTTGCTTCCAACACGACATAACCATCATTTGGAAACCccttatatttttaacaaaagctTCTTATGCTTCACAATGACATCAACGACCCAATGATCCACCAAATTGAACAAAGATCAAATTGTTCTTTATTTTGCTTCTAGCACACGACCTCAGTAGTTGACTTTATGCATATACAACCTGCAGAAGCACATACAATTGGATAGGAACAAAATTGGGATAAAGGCCAAAAAGGGTATGGGAAGAACGAACAACTAAGTTTGAAATTTGCCTTGGAAGGTGGAAAACTAATAGTTTTTCATGCAAGTACAAAAAATATGGAGGCATGTAGGTACTTTGTACCTTGAAAATTCTAGTTGAATGCGTTTGGACTTGAAATGTGTGGCATGATTAAGAAACAAATATAGTCGTAAAAGCCCCACAAATTACAATCCTATTTATTGATTATTCCCAAAGAACAACCTcaacaaaaaacattaaaattagaGTCTCAATTAAATATGGAATAACCACAATCATCCCAAATCTGAGTTCAATTAACCTAAACATagtcaaaaggaaaaaacacaaAGTTTCTTACCAAAAACCTAcaacgagaaaaaaaaatccaaagggGTTAAAGCAAAAAACGAACTCAAGTAAAAATTTTGAAGCATACCCACCACGCGgaaacatcaaaataaaaaaaacaaccacaaccttgaaacaaaaaattcaaaatttttaaataaaaaagtagagagatagagaaaaaagttttaaagACAAGAGAAGTGGTGTGCATACACGACATTGGCCCCAACTGCCTTGGCAAGCTCCACCAACATCACCTTGAGCTTCCCGATGCGCACAACGACATTGGACTGGCGTGCCTAGAAGTTACAGCGGAGGTTGAAGACGGAGTCGATGAGGAAGGCAACATGATAGGGGTTGATCTTGTCGAAGCAGTAGACGGGGAGGACAACGAGGGCTTCTTTGTTGGCGGCGGTGAGGCCATCGTTGTCGAGGAGACCAAGGTCGTTGCAGAACCAGACTATTGCAGCATGGCGGAGGGCAACAGTGTTGGAGGGGTCGCGGGGGCGGTGGGGCTCGAGGGAAAGAAGGGGTGTGGAGGGGGTTGGCAGAGACGGTGGATTTGAAGAAGGTTTTGGAAGGACTGGGAGGGCACGAGTGAGAGAGAGGCAGTGAGAATATAAAAGGAAAACTCTTTTGACAAAGATAGGTTTTTAAAACCGTctttaaaatattgtatttaaaaTCGGTTGTTGAAGAAACCGACGTcataaaatgttttcaaaaacggttttcaaaaaactgcctttaaaaaattgtaattatttacaaaattatcacTACTTTACATattacatcggtttttat of the Glycine max cultivar Williams 82 chromosome 13, Glycine_max_v4.0, whole genome shotgun sequence genome contains:
- the LOC100817730 gene encoding probable glycosyltransferase At5g03795, which gives rise to MGSSRWINCCAWRGSEASSTMRLFLFMVPLLVLAGFASIKGSTVYNGRDFIAKRYASWSSLITPSNSSSQTLLDPPSNSSLQTLHQSNETEVFNVSKPGFNLAPANESDESHPRQKRKRKFSFLDKTEAVLAQARAAIREAENWNQTQDSDYVPVGPMYWNPKEFHRSYLEMEKQFKVFVYEEGELPVFHEGPCASIYSTEGSFIHAIEMNEHFRTRDPKKAHVFFLPFSVVMMVRYVYIRDSHDFGPIKRTVRDYINVIAARYPYWNRSLGADHFMLSCHDWGPEASKFSPYLRKNSIRVLCNANTSEGFDPRKDVSFPEINLQRGPIDGLLGGPSASQRSILAFFAGGIHGPIRPILLEHWEKKDEDIQVHQYLPKGVSYYGMLRKSKFCLCPSGYEVASPRVVEAIYTGCVPVLISDHYVPPFSDVLNWKMFSVEVSMKEIPNLKDILMNISPRKYIRMQKRVRQIRRHFEVHSPPKRYDVFHMILHSVWLRRLNFRVLDDQ